In the genome of Planococcus donghaensis, the window CGTTAAAGTTTAGTGGAACGAAAGAAAAAACTGTAAATTAAAATAATTAAGTGTTATTAATTTACATTTGTTCTGACAAGACTAGAGGTATTAGTAGGTAAACAGAAACACTTAGAAAAAAGGAGGATGTCATGACGATGGATAAAAGCTTATGGGGAAAATCAACAAAGGCATTATTATCAATAGGGATGGCAGCAATACTGTGGGTACCGAGTTCACAAACTACGGTTCAAGCAGCTGCTCCAGCAAGCGACCTGTTTATTTCGGAATACATAGAAGGTAGCAGCTTGAATAAAGCAATCGAAATTTACAACGGAACAGATGCTTCAATCGACTTGAGTTCTTATTCGGTAGCGTTGTATGCGAACGGCAGTACATCCGCGCAAAGCGAGATGGCACTTTCCGGTACGGTTGCTAGCGGTGATACAGTAGTTCTTTATCATGGCAGTGCAGACGCGCCGATTCAAAGCAAAGGGGATTTACAAAACAACAGCGTAATCAATTTTAACGGTGATGATGTAGTAGTACTAGAAAAAGGCGGATCACCAATTGATTCGATTGGCCAAGTGGGATCAAACGCTGTATTTGCGAAAGATGTCACGCTAGTACGTAATCCAGATATCCAAGCTGGCGACAGCGTCGTAAATGATGCATTCGATCCTTCGACTGAATGGACTGCGTATCCAACGAATACATTTGAGTACTTAGGAAGCCATACGATGAATGGAAATGAGGAAACGCCACCTCCAGCTCCATCTGCTTATTATGAAACTGCAGCTGGTTTGCAAGGAGCAGCGTTGAAATCGGAACTTCATGAAATCATCGATGACCACCAACAACTTAGCTATTCACAAGTGTGGGACGCGTTAAAAATAACGGACGAAGACCCGAATAATTCGAACAATGTCTTGTTATTATATACAGGAGAGTCGCGTTCAAAATCGTTAAGTGGCGGGAATGTTGGTGACTGGAATCGCGAGCACACGTGGGCAAAGTCTCACGGCAGCTTTGGAACAGCGATGGGTGCGGGAACGGATATCCACCATTTGCGCCCAACCGATGTACAAGTCAATGGGCAGCGCGGCAACTTAGACTTTAATTATGGCGGCACTGCAGTGAGCGGTTGCGACGGCTGTTTGCGTACAGCTAATTCATGGGAGCCACCAGATGAAGTGAAAGGCGATGTTGCCCGTATGCTTTTATACATGGCAGTGCGCTATGAGTCAGATGATGCGGTAGACTTGAAACTGAACGACCAGGTGAATAATGGTTCAACGCCTTATCACGGCAAGATTTCTGTTTTGCTGGAGTGGCATGCACAAGATCCTGTCAGCACTTGGGAACAGC includes:
- a CDS encoding endonuclease encodes the protein MDKSLWGKSTKALLSIGMAAILWVPSSQTTVQAAAPASDLFISEYIEGSSLNKAIEIYNGTDASIDLSSYSVALYANGSTSAQSEMALSGTVASGDTVVLYHGSADAPIQSKGDLQNNSVINFNGDDVVVLEKGGSPIDSIGQVGSNAVFAKDVTLVRNPDIQAGDSVVNDAFDPSTEWTAYPTNTFEYLGSHTMNGNEETPPPAPSAYYETAAGLQGAALKSELHEIIDDHQQLSYSQVWDALKITDEDPNNSNNVLLLYTGESRSKSLSGGNVGDWNREHTWAKSHGSFGTAMGAGTDIHHLRPTDVQVNGQRGNLDFNYGGTAVSGCDGCLRTANSWEPPDEVKGDVARMLLYMAVRYESDDAVDLKLNDQVNNGSTPYHGKISVLLEWHAQDPVSTWEQQRNEKIEDIQGNRNPFIDHPEWAESIW